One part of the Methylobacterium mesophilicum SR1.6/6 genome encodes these proteins:
- a CDS encoding GAF domain-containing protein yields MARSNSAPSTAAGGIPLDNPTLGLFEATPNPYLLLAPDSPAYTIVGVNEAYLQATMTERQAIMGRSIFEVFPDDPGAPEAFSVRDLRASFDRVLASVQVDRMPVHQHNIRRPDGTFEERHWRPLQVPVLGPGGEIVSLIHYAEDVTQSVLDARVARTALVASEARFRTITETIEAAFAIVEVKFDADDRPINYRFLEANPAFERQAGIDLRGKWVTEFAPNLERFWFETYGRVALTGEPTTFESYAEAFKRWFDVRAVRVGKPEDRQIAIFFSDVTARRELQARNLATLQLSDRLRDVTEPREIAAIAAEVLGEILQASLVGYGQVDAATATITVEQDWSVAGVKSLPSLIRSRDYGSHFDDLLRGKTVAIADVSLDPRTSAFTDELNAIGARAFVNVPVFEQGRLVALLYVGQSEPRTWTDDELIFIRDVTERVRVASERAQWEKDLRASEALARTNIERVQLALAAGAIIGTWHWDLPTDRFTVDDAFARSFGLDPALGREGIPLAQIVATVHPDDQAGLAAAIQEAVARGGAYAHQYRVRRTDGHYYWIEANGRVDHASDGTPLSFPGVLLDVGERRAADVRRDALLALGERLREADDVPALVQAAAEVMAGALGAVRAGYGFIDAAGETVDITTDWCAPGVDTITGLHTFRTYGSFSDGLKRGEIVAVDDVEEDPRSRVTAGALLAIGVRAMVNVPIMERGQLVGVGFVHHSHTHAFTDDEMAFVLTVADRTQTAVARVQAEADQRVLNEEISHRLKNSFAMVLSIAGQTLRTVPERAPVEAFEQRIHALSQAHDVLLRRSWAAAPAEEVVKAVLASAGHGDRIDVSGPEVDLGPRATLSLSLLLHELATNAAKYGALSVPAGRVAIDWRLDGDGADREVTLDWTERGGPPATQPASGGRKGFGSRLISMGLAGTGGVDLRYSALGFEATMRAPLAQLQHS; encoded by the coding sequence ATGGCCCGATCGAACTCAGCCCCGTCGACCGCAGCAGGTGGCATCCCGCTCGACAATCCGACGCTCGGGCTGTTCGAGGCCACGCCGAACCCGTACCTGCTGCTCGCCCCGGACAGCCCGGCTTACACGATTGTCGGGGTCAACGAGGCCTACCTGCAGGCTACCATGACCGAGCGGCAGGCGATCATGGGCCGGTCGATCTTCGAGGTGTTCCCCGACGATCCGGGGGCGCCGGAAGCCTTCAGCGTGCGGGATCTGCGCGCGTCGTTTGATCGGGTGCTGGCCTCGGTCCAGGTGGACCGGATGCCAGTCCACCAACATAACATCCGCCGCCCGGACGGGACGTTCGAGGAGCGGCACTGGCGGCCCTTGCAAGTGCCGGTGCTCGGCCCCGGTGGAGAGATCGTCAGCCTGATCCATTACGCCGAGGACGTGACCCAGAGCGTCCTGGACGCGCGCGTCGCGCGGACGGCGCTCGTCGCCAGCGAGGCACGTTTCCGCACGATCACCGAGACGATCGAGGCGGCCTTCGCCATCGTCGAGGTGAAGTTCGATGCCGACGACCGCCCCATCAACTACCGATTTCTGGAGGCCAACCCCGCCTTCGAGCGCCAGGCCGGCATCGACCTGCGCGGCAAGTGGGTGACCGAATTCGCGCCGAACCTGGAGCGGTTCTGGTTCGAGACCTACGGGCGCGTCGCCCTGACCGGCGAGCCGACGACTTTCGAGAGCTATGCCGAGGCGTTCAAGCGCTGGTTCGACGTGCGGGCCGTGCGCGTCGGCAAGCCCGAGGACCGCCAGATCGCGATCTTCTTCAGCGACGTCACGGCGCGGCGCGAGCTGCAGGCCCGCAACCTGGCCACGCTGCAACTGAGCGACCGTCTCCGCGACGTGACCGAACCGCGTGAGATCGCGGCCATCGCGGCCGAGGTTCTGGGAGAGATCCTGCAGGCCAGCCTCGTCGGCTACGGCCAGGTCGATGCCGCGACCGCGACCATCACGGTCGAACAGGATTGGTCGGTCGCGGGGGTCAAGAGCCTGCCGTCGTTGATCCGGTCCCGCGACTACGGCAGCCACTTCGACGACCTGCTGCGGGGCAAAACGGTCGCCATCGCCGACGTGTCGCTCGATCCCCGGACCTCGGCGTTTACGGACGAGCTCAACGCCATCGGGGCACGCGCGTTCGTCAACGTACCGGTGTTCGAGCAGGGACGTCTAGTCGCCCTGCTTTACGTCGGCCAGAGCGAGCCGCGCACCTGGACGGATGACGAGCTGATCTTCATCCGCGATGTGACCGAACGTGTCCGGGTGGCCTCGGAGCGCGCGCAATGGGAGAAGGATCTACGGGCCAGCGAGGCGCTGGCGCGTACCAACATCGAGCGCGTGCAGCTGGCGCTCGCGGCCGGCGCGATAATCGGTACCTGGCACTGGGACCTGCCCACCGACCGCTTCACGGTCGACGACGCGTTCGCCCGCTCCTTCGGCCTCGATCCGGCGCTGGGGCGCGAGGGTATCCCGCTCGCCCAGATCGTGGCGACAGTGCATCCCGACGACCAGGCGGGGCTGGCGGCGGCGATCCAGGAGGCCGTCGCCCGCGGCGGCGCCTACGCGCACCAGTACCGGGTGCGGCGGACCGACGGGCACTACTACTGGATCGAGGCGAACGGCCGCGTCGACCATGCATCGGACGGCACGCCCTTGAGCTTCCCCGGCGTGCTGCTCGACGTCGGCGAACGGCGGGCGGCGGACGTGCGCCGCGACGCGCTGCTCGCGCTGGGCGAACGCCTGCGCGAGGCGGACGACGTGCCCGCGCTGGTCCAGGCCGCCGCCGAGGTCATGGCCGGCGCGCTCGGCGCGGTTCGGGCGGGCTACGGCTTCATCGACGCGGCCGGGGAGACCGTGGACATCACGACTGACTGGTGCGCGCCGGGCGTCGATACGATCACCGGGCTGCACACGTTCCGTACCTACGGCAGCTTCAGCGACGGGCTGAAGCGCGGCGAGATCGTTGCGGTAGACGACGTCGAGGAGGATCCGCGCAGCCGCGTCACGGCCGGGGCCCTGCTCGCCATCGGGGTACGCGCGATGGTCAACGTGCCGATCATGGAACGCGGGCAGCTCGTGGGGGTCGGCTTCGTCCACCACTCACACACCCACGCCTTCACCGACGACGAGATGGCCTTCGTGCTGACGGTCGCCGACCGGACGCAGACCGCGGTGGCGCGGGTGCAGGCCGAGGCCGACCAGCGGGTGCTGAACGAGGAGATCTCGCACCGGCTCAAGAACTCCTTCGCGATGGTCCTCTCCATCGCCGGGCAGACGCTGCGCACCGTGCCCGAGCGCGCGCCCGTCGAGGCGTTCGAGCAGCGCATCCACGCGCTCTCGCAAGCTCACGACGTCCTCCTGCGCAGGAGCTGGGCGGCGGCGCCGGCCGAGGAGGTGGTGAAGGCCGTTCTCGCGAGCGCCGGGCATGGCGACCGCATCGACGTGTCGGGCCCTGAGGTCGACCTCGGGCCGCGCGCCACCTTGTCGTTGTCGCTCCTCCTGCACGAGCTTGCGACGAACGCGGCGAAGTACGGGGCGCTGTCCGTACCCGCCGGCAGGGTCGCGATAGACTGGCGGCTCGACGGAGACGGCGCGGACCGGGAGGTCACCCTCGACTGGACCGAGCGCGGCGGCCCGCCAGCCACGCAGCCCGCGAGCGGCGGCCGCAAGGGCTTCGGATCGCGTCTCATCAGCATGGGACTTGCCGGAACGGGCGGTGTCGACCTCCGTTACTCGGCGCTGGGGTTCGAGGCGACGATGCGGGCCCCGCTCGCGCAGCTGCAGCATTCCTGA
- a CDS encoding response regulator yields the protein MPAAPAVILVVEDEPLQLMMAVDLVETAGFDVVEARSADEAVRILENRLDIRVVFTDIDMPGGVDGMRLAAMIRDRWPPIELIIISGKHRPTPEELPVRGVFFSKPYKRDQVTRALRQFAA from the coding sequence ATGCCAGCGGCCCCCGCCGTGATCCTCGTGGTCGAGGACGAACCCCTGCAGCTCATGATGGCGGTCGACCTCGTCGAGACGGCTGGCTTCGACGTCGTCGAGGCGCGTAGCGCCGACGAGGCGGTCCGCATCCTGGAAAACCGTCTCGACATCCGGGTGGTCTTCACGGACATCGACATGCCCGGCGGGGTCGACGGGATGAGGCTCGCGGCCATGATCCGAGACCGCTGGCCGCCCATCGAACTGATCATCATTTCGGGCAAGCATCGTCCCACGCCCGAGGAACTCCCTGTACGCGGCGTGTTCTTCTCCAAGCCGTACAAGCGGGATCAGGTGACCCGCGCACTGCGGCAGTTCGCAGCCTGA